A genomic segment from Hemitrygon akajei chromosome 27, sHemAka1.3, whole genome shotgun sequence encodes:
- the LOC140717346 gene encoding protein BTG1-like, translated as MEIAAAVGFVSRLLRNTGLVSPTQLQVFGCSLHDALAEHYRHHWFPDRPCKGSGYRCIRINHKMDPLIGKAASRIGLSSQQLFRLLPSELTLWVDPYEVSYRIGEDGSICVLYEATPGNNLGMLTCKDELNVGHTSPPKNCWMTVSS; from the exons ATGGAGATCGCAGCAGCAGTTGGGTTTGTTAGTCGGTTACTCCGTAACACCGGGCTCGTTAGTCCGACGCAGCTCCAGGTCTTCGGCTGCTCGCTGCACGACGCACTGGCTG AGCATTACAGACATCACTGGTTCCCTGACAGGCCGTGTAAAGGCTCCGGTTACCGCTGTATCCGAATAAATCACAAAATGGACCCGTTGATTGGCAAGGCTGCCAGCAGAATAGGGCTCAGCAGTCAGCAGCTCTTCAGACTTCTACCCAGTGAGCTGACCCTCTGGGTCGACCCGTATGAGGTCTCTTACCGCATCGGCGAAGACGGCTCCATATGTGTTCTGTACGAAGCCACGCCAGGCAACAACCTTGGAATGTTAACCTGTAAAGACGAGCTAAACGTGGGTCATACAAGCCCTCCCAAAAACTGCTGGATGACCGTTTCGAGCTGA